The genomic interval AAAAAGGGGACCGTTTTCTGAGAAACAAGCCACACAATTGAGTGAAGCCTTATCTGGATTGGATGCCGAAGGTATTCAATGGCTGAGTGGCTATTTTACAGGATTGTCTCAAGCTTTTCCAGGAGGTGTAGCAGCCAGCAGTAGTATAGCGGCAAATGGCTCAGCTGTTTCTACGCAGAAATTAACGGTTTTGTATGGCACACATACTGGTAATTGTGAAGCGTTAGCCCGAACCCTGGCCACTGATGCCAAATCGCAGGGTATAGAAGTGGAAGTTTTTGATATGGCTTCTTTCAAAACCAGGGACCTGAAAAAAATTACCAATCTTGCTGTGCTGGTAAGCACCCATGGAATCGGCGAACCTCCTATGCAAGCTGAGGAACTCTATCATTTTCTGCATAGCAAAAAAGCTCCGGATCTTTCCCATATTCAGTATTCTGTACTGGCTCTTGGCGACAGCAGCTATGTGGACTTCTGCCAGACCGGAAAAGAATTTGATGCCATCCTGGAGAAATTAGGCGCTCAGCGCATAAGCCCCCGTATAGATTGTGATGTGGATTATGAGGACGATGCAGTGGCCTGGCAACAAGCATTACTGAAAGTAATGGCTCAACACTCGAACATAACTCCTGCGGCAGATATAAAAGTTACGGGAGAAACTGTGGCAAGTCAGTCTGTATATTCCAGAAAAAACCCGTTTGAGGCTACCATTCTTGAAAAGATTAACTTGAATGGAAAGGGCTCTTCCAAAGAAACCATACACCTTGAAATGAGCCTGGAAGGTTCCGGATTGCAGTATGAACCTGGAGATGCACTTGGGGTATATGGCACCAATTCTCCTTCCCTGATAGAAGGTGTGTTAAAAGCTACTCATCTATCAGATATGCAACTGGTACAAGGTCATAATGGCGAAAAAACTCTTTCTCAGGCGCTGACCTATGATTATGAACTGAGCCCCCTTTCATCGGTGACTTTGTCAAAATATGCCCAGCTTACCGGAAGTACCCGGCTTCAAAATATCCTGTCGGATAATGAAAAGCTGCTGAGCTATCTGCATGGACGTGATCTGCTGGATCTCCTGAAAGAGTTTCCTTATAAATTATCTGCCAGCGATCTGCTGTCTGTTCTGAGGAAAAATAATCCCAGAATGTATTCTATTGCATCTTCCCAGGCGGCTGTTGAAGAGGAAGTACACCTGCTAGTTTCAGTAGTCCGCTACCAGGCCTATGGAAGGCATAAAGAAGGGCTTTGCTCAGCAACCCTGGCAGACCGGTTTAAAGTAGATGATAAAGTGAAAGTGTTCGTAGATAAAAACACCCGCTTTAAACTTCCCGACGATCCCGATGCGCCTATTATTATGATTGGTCCTGGCACAGGCGTAGCGCCTTTCAGAGCCTTTATGCAGCACCGGGAGGCTTCCGGACATCAGGGAAATTCATGGCTGTTCTTCGGCGACCGCAACTTTACTACCGATTTTCTGTATCAAACAGAATGGCAGCAATACCTGAAGGCAGGCATTCTTACTAAAGCAGATGTAGCCTTCTCCAGAGACCAGCAGCAGAAACAGTATGTGCAGCATAAAATGATGGATAATGGAAAAGATTTGTATGACTGGCTGGAAAATGGTGCCCACTTTTATATATGCGGCGATGCCAAGCAAATGGCCAAAGATGTCGATCGTACGTTAAAGACCATCATTCAACAACAGGGAGGCATAACCCTGGAAAAGGCCGAAGAATATGTAAAATATCTGCAACTGTCGAACCGCTACCAGACAGATATTTATTAGGACAATCAAATTAGCGCAGTGTTTTTTACTAAGAAACAATCAGCAGCATGCAAGAGCAACTGGAAAAGCAGGAATTATCTGCCGATGAATATATAAAAGAAAAGAGTGATTTTCTGCGGGGCACCATCAAGGAAAGCCTGAGCAATCCCTTAACCGGCGCTTTGCACCCCGACGATATAAAGCTAATCAAGTACCATGGCTCTTACCAGCAACATGACCGCGACCTGGAAAGTGAGCGCAAAAAGCAGAAGTTGGAGCCTTTGTATCAGTTTATGGTACGGGTACGGGTGGCCGGAGGTATTACCACACCTCAGCAATGGCTTGCCCTGGATGAACTTTCGGATACATATGGCAATGGCACCATGAAACTTACTACAAGGCAGTCGTTTCAGTTTCATGGGATTTTAAAACGCCACCTTAAGCCTACCATTAAGGCTGTAAATGAAACCTTATTAAGTACTATTGCTACCTGCGGAGATGTTAACCGGAACGTGATGTGCACGCCCAACCCTTACCAGTCCCGGGTGCATGAAGAGGTGTATTATATTGCGGTCGGGTTAAGTGAATATTTCAAGCCGAAAACCACCGCCTACCACGAAATCTGGCTGGATGAGGAAAAAGTAGCCGGTACTCCTGATGAAGAACCCATATATGGGGAAACATATCTGCCCCGGAAGTTTAAAATTGCCTTAGCCATTCCGCCCAGAAATGACATTGATGTGTTTGCTAATGATCTGGGTTTAATTGCTATTGAAGAAAATGGTGAACTGAAAGGATTTAATATCTGTGTGGGCGGAGGCCTGGGCAGCACTTTTGGTGAAAAAGAAACCTATCCGAGGCTGGCAGATGTCATAGGGTTTGTGCCCAAAGATAAAGTTATAGAAGCTTCAGAAACGGTAATCACCATCCAGAGAGATTATGGTAACCGTGCCAACCGGCGAAATTCCAGGCTTAAATACACCATCGACAAAAGAGGGCTGGAATGGTTTGTTCAGGAAATGAAAACCCGTTTAGGCTGGGAATTGGAAAAACCAAGGTCCTATCAATTCCAAACCAATGGCGATCAGTATGGATGGCTAAAAGGGAGTAATGGCAAATGGTTTTATACCCTGTTTGTGGAAAATGGCCGGGTAAAAGATGAGAAAGGATATGGGTTGAAAAAAGCACTGAGAGAAATAGCTCTTGTGCTGAAAGGAGACATGCGCCTTACCGGAAATCAGAACCTGATTATTGGCAATGTAGACGAACCAGATAAAAGCACCATTGAAGATATTTTAATGCAGTATGGAGTACTCAACCACCCCAAACTAACCGGACTCCGGCGAAATTCTATGGCCTGTGTTGCACTGAATACCTGCGGCCTTGCCTTTGCCGAAGCAGAACGTTATTTACCTTCTCTCATCGATAAACTGGATGTAATACTGAAGAAACATGGTCTGGAAAACAAGGAGATCAACATACGAATGACCGGATGCCCCAATGGCTGTGCCCGCTCTTCACTGGGAGAAATCGGCCTTATTGGCCGAGCTGTGGGAAGGTATAATTTGTACTTAGGGGCCAGCCACAACGGAGACAGGTTAAATTCCTTGTATAAAGAAATGCTTTCTGAAGAAGCGATTATAGAAACACTTGAACCTATTATTGCATCCTATGCCCAGGAAAGGGAAGGAGGGGAGCATTTTGGTGATTTTGTTATCCGGAAAAATATTATAGAAGCTACCGACAGACCTGGTTATTAGATACTCCACATATTTATTTTTGCTTTTCATTTACTAAGTTTAATTACTATCGGCTAATTTTGTTTTGCATCAGACTTGAAAATTTGAAACGGTTTATAAAACACTAGCTTTTCTCTTAGACCTGCCACACATAGGCGCATTCTTCTCTGGTCACTTTTGATCTAGATATAGAAACGGCTATTTCTTGAGTTCATATGTAAGCTTTGAGCTACTACACCTACGCTTGATTCATCTATTTCATTTATGAACCTAAGGGATTGTGTTAATCTAAACAGCCTGGTATACAGCCTATTCAAAAGTAATAAGTTCATATTGAGTTTTTTATATATTATTTGCCATGT from Rhodocytophaga rosea carries:
- a CDS encoding assimilatory sulfite reductase (NADPH) flavoprotein subunit; the protein is MDFKQGLKRGPFSEKQATQLSEALSGLDAEGIQWLSGYFTGLSQAFPGGVAASSSIAANGSAVSTQKLTVLYGTHTGNCEALARTLATDAKSQGIEVEVFDMASFKTRDLKKITNLAVLVSTHGIGEPPMQAEELYHFLHSKKAPDLSHIQYSVLALGDSSYVDFCQTGKEFDAILEKLGAQRISPRIDCDVDYEDDAVAWQQALLKVMAQHSNITPAADIKVTGETVASQSVYSRKNPFEATILEKINLNGKGSSKETIHLEMSLEGSGLQYEPGDALGVYGTNSPSLIEGVLKATHLSDMQLVQGHNGEKTLSQALTYDYELSPLSSVTLSKYAQLTGSTRLQNILSDNEKLLSYLHGRDLLDLLKEFPYKLSASDLLSVLRKNNPRMYSIASSQAAVEEEVHLLVSVVRYQAYGRHKEGLCSATLADRFKVDDKVKVFVDKNTRFKLPDDPDAPIIMIGPGTGVAPFRAFMQHREASGHQGNSWLFFGDRNFTTDFLYQTEWQQYLKAGILTKADVAFSRDQQQKQYVQHKMMDNGKDLYDWLENGAHFYICGDAKQMAKDVDRTLKTIIQQQGGITLEKAEEYVKYLQLSNRYQTDIY
- the cysI gene encoding assimilatory sulfite reductase (NADPH) hemoprotein subunit codes for the protein MQEQLEKQELSADEYIKEKSDFLRGTIKESLSNPLTGALHPDDIKLIKYHGSYQQHDRDLESERKKQKLEPLYQFMVRVRVAGGITTPQQWLALDELSDTYGNGTMKLTTRQSFQFHGILKRHLKPTIKAVNETLLSTIATCGDVNRNVMCTPNPYQSRVHEEVYYIAVGLSEYFKPKTTAYHEIWLDEEKVAGTPDEEPIYGETYLPRKFKIALAIPPRNDIDVFANDLGLIAIEENGELKGFNICVGGGLGSTFGEKETYPRLADVIGFVPKDKVIEASETVITIQRDYGNRANRRNSRLKYTIDKRGLEWFVQEMKTRLGWELEKPRSYQFQTNGDQYGWLKGSNGKWFYTLFVENGRVKDEKGYGLKKALREIALVLKGDMRLTGNQNLIIGNVDEPDKSTIEDILMQYGVLNHPKLTGLRRNSMACVALNTCGLAFAEAERYLPSLIDKLDVILKKHGLENKEINIRMTGCPNGCARSSLGEIGLIGRAVGRYNLYLGASHNGDRLNSLYKEMLSEEAIIETLEPIIASYAQEREGGEHFGDFVIRKNIIEATDRPGY